In Flavobacterium sp. CS20, a single window of DNA contains:
- a CDS encoding DUF4159 domain-containing protein — protein sequence MIRVFFVLIFLISLKSTSQQIAVLKYKGGGDWYSNPTALPNLVKFCNAEINTAISEKIPTVTPDSPELFNYPYVYLTGHGNVFFSEKDAQNLRNYLLSGGFLHVDDNYGLNPYFRKAIKTVFPDKTLEEIPANHPIFSSAFSFPKGLPKIHVHDGKPPQLFGLSHEGRLILIFSYESDLGNGWEDPEVHNDPEEVRQKALKMGANIIKYVFLN from the coding sequence ATGATTAGAGTTTTTTTTGTCTTAATATTTCTGATATCCCTTAAATCTACTTCACAGCAAATAGCCGTCCTAAAATACAAAGGCGGTGGCGATTGGTATAGCAATCCTACAGCTTTACCCAATTTGGTGAAGTTTTGCAATGCAGAAATAAATACCGCAATATCTGAAAAAATACCCACAGTAACACCTGATTCACCTGAACTGTTCAACTATCCTTACGTTTATTTAACAGGTCACGGCAATGTATTCTTTAGTGAAAAAGATGCACAAAATCTCAGAAACTATTTATTAAGTGGCGGATTTCTTCACGTTGATGATAATTATGGTTTAAACCCTTATTTTAGAAAAGCCATTAAAACCGTATTTCCCGACAAAACATTAGAAGAAATACCAGCCAATCATCCCATATTTTCAAGTGCATTCAGTTTTCCAAAAGGATTACCCAAAATACACGTTCACGACGGAAAGCCACCGCAATTGTTCGGTTTGAGCCACGAAGGCAGATTGATATTGATATTTTCTTATGAAAGTGATTTAGGCAACGGTTGGGAAGATCCTGAAGTTCACAACGATCCTGAAGAAGTGCGTCAAAAAGCTTTAAAAATGGGTGCCAATATTATTAAATACGTTTTCTTAAACTAA
- a CDS encoding TrmH family RNA methyltransferase — translation MAYKDISNAKHNLSIILICDVLKSPANLGNLCRIADAFGVAKLYIHQTNKDFLKSNRLKKVARHTHQHLDIGFYTDFISLHKILKNEHYENVAIEYCDKSTALPQIRFNSKTALIVGNEKSGVSESILNLVDKSTHVDMYGHNSSINVAQATAIALYACVNQQL, via the coding sequence TTGGCTTATAAAGATATTTCCAATGCAAAACACAATTTGTCGATTATTTTAATTTGTGATGTTTTAAAATCGCCTGCCAATTTAGGAAATCTTTGCAGAATAGCTGATGCTTTTGGTGTTGCAAAATTGTATATACACCAAACCAATAAAGATTTTCTAAAATCTAATAGGTTAAAAAAAGTTGCTCGACATACACATCAACATCTTGATATTGGGTTTTATACTGATTTCATTTCATTACACAAAATTCTTAAAAATGAGCATTATGAAAATGTCGCTATAGAATATTGTGACAAAAGTACAGCCTTACCTCAGATAAGATTTAACTCTAAAACTGCTTTAATAGTAGGCAATGAAAAATCAGGTGTATCTGAGTCTATTTTAAATCTTGTCGATAAGTCAACTCATGTTGATATGTATGGTCACAACAGTAGTATAAATGTAGCCCAAGCCACAGCTATTGCACTTTACGCATGTGTAAATCAGCAATTATGA
- the bshA gene encoding N-acetyl-alpha-D-glucosaminyl L-malate synthase BshA — MKIAIVCYPTFGGSGVVATELGIGLSNRGHEVHFITYKQPVRLKYLSANIHFHEVSVPEYPLFHYQPYELALSTKLVNTIKKYNIDILHVHYAIPHAYAGYMAKQMLKEDDYEIPMMTTLHGTDITLVGSHNFYKGAVNFSINKSDCVTSVSNSLKEDTLRIFDIRKDIHVIPNFIDFDNLINNVEDCQRHTMADDDEMIITHVSNLRPVKRLGDVIKIFAKISEHQKAKLIVIGDGPDRDNAVNIAMELGVREQVIFMGKSNDIEKILCFSDLFILPSEKESFGLAALEAMAHGVPVISTNTGGLPEVNIHGLSGYLSDVGNVEEMADNALKILKNPETHQTFKEVAKKRAKEFDIKNVIKSYETLYQSMLVANNVEKQ; from the coding sequence ATGAAAATTGCAATTGTTTGCTATCCAACTTTCGGCGGAAGTGGAGTAGTGGCTACCGAATTGGGTATTGGCTTATCCAACAGAGGACATGAAGTCCATTTTATTACCTACAAACAACCCGTAAGGTTAAAATATTTGTCAGCTAACATTCACTTTCATGAAGTTTCTGTACCTGAATATCCTTTATTTCACTATCAACCATATGAATTGGCATTGTCAACAAAACTGGTCAACACCATAAAAAAATACAATATTGATATTTTGCATGTGCATTATGCTATCCCGCACGCTTATGCTGGCTATATGGCTAAACAGATGCTGAAAGAAGATGACTATGAAATTCCTATGATGACCACGCTTCACGGCACTGACATAACTTTAGTTGGAAGTCATAATTTTTATAAAGGAGCCGTCAACTTTAGCATCAACAAAAGCGACTGTGTAACTTCGGTTTCAAACAGTTTAAAAGAAGATACTTTAAGAATATTTGATATAAGAAAAGATATTCATGTCATTCCAAATTTTATTGATTTTGATAATCTCATTAACAATGTTGAGGATTGCCAAAGACATACTATGGCAGATGATGATGAAATGATAATCACGCATGTCAGTAATCTTAGACCTGTAAAACGTTTGGGAGATGTCATAAAAATATTTGCCAAAATATCAGAGCATCAAAAAGCAAAACTCATCGTAATAGGCGATGGTCCAGATCGTGATAACGCGGTAAATATTGCTATGGAACTCGGTGTGAGAGAGCAAGTTATTTTTATGGGAAAAAGCAATGACATAGAAAAAATTCTTTGCTTTTCTGATCTTTTCATTTTGCCATCAGAAAAAGAAAGCTTTGGTTTGGCTGCACTTGAAGCTATGGCTCACGGCGTTCCTGTAATTTCGACTAACACAGGCGGTTTGCCTGAAGTCAATATCCACGGATTATCGGGATATTTAAGCGATGTTGGCAATGTTGAAGAAATGGCTGATAATGCTTTAAAAATTTTAAAAAACCCTGAAACACATCAAACCTTTAAAGAAGTCGCAAAAAAACGTGCCAAAGAATTTGATATCAAAAATGTCATCAAATCTTATGAAACACTTTATCAATCTATGTTAGTTGCCAATAATGTCGAAAAACAATAA
- a CDS encoding glycoside hydrolase family 3 N-terminal domain-containing protein: MKYFYSLIIIFLCSKIFSQSYSYLPLQSKDSLAQQQWVDSLYHAMNLDEKIGQLFMVDVFSRNPRADIEKLITKYHIGGIIFSKGSPMRQADLTNKYQKLSKTPLMIAMDAEWGLAMRLDSTYAFPWNMTLGAIKDTNTVKDVARQIAKHNKRLGVHINFAPVVDINTNRNNPIIGNRSFGENKYNVTKKAKLFVEAFDEVGILSSAKHFPGHGDTDKDSHKTLPSIHFSKQRLESVELFPFKQLVNSSLSSIMVAHLNVPALEPQQNLPTSLSRNVVTGLIKEKLGFEGLIFTDALNMKGVADFEEPGEIDLQAFLAGNDILLISENVPLAIKKIKKAYKKEYITEDRLAYSVKKILYAKYKAGLSEYKPIDTQNLVENLNTQKNDAIYMKAIADAITVVKNNANVLPFKHLDTEQIAYLKMGKASNQHFIEVLNLYDQVDTIDSSLLLSDKIEQLKAYDKLIIGHHSSNETPWKSYKFTEKELVAIHEISLQIPVILVNFASPYAISDIKSTVNIKGIVQAYQNSDLAQSAAAQILYGARPARGKLPVSINKIYPEGSGYRYSSIHRLAYGFAQNQGMNPNYEAKIDSIVRYAIAQKMTPGAQILIAKNGVSIYQKNFGYHTYQNKVKVKDNDVYDLASLTKILSTLPLFMRLEEEGKVDINDSLYQHIPELLNTDKAFIDFKHMLSHYARFQSWIPFYLETIEHPEIYYKNKLDLEFSTQVAENFYVRNDYRDSIYTKIFESELRPKLEYKYSDLPFYLLQKIIENYNKESLKRSIEDKFYSKMGINKMRYLPLKHFNKDQIIPTENDTVWRKQLLKGYVHDQGAALLGGIGGHAGLFANANAVAKFMQMYINGGTYGDAQLLKPSTIDRFNTCYFCEDDVRRGVGFDKPQLDEIGPTCGCLSMTSFGHSGFTGTYAWADPEENIVYVFLSNRVHPDMTNRKLISENIRTEIQKIIYENINKP; the protein is encoded by the coding sequence ATGAAATATTTTTATAGCTTAATCATAATTTTTTTATGTTCAAAAATTTTTTCTCAATCTTATTCGTATCTACCTTTACAATCAAAAGACAGCTTAGCCCAACAACAATGGGTAGATAGTTTATACCATGCTATGAACCTTGACGAAAAAATAGGTCAACTGTTTATGGTTGATGTTTTTTCTAGAAATCCAAGAGCTGATATAGAAAAACTCATTACAAAATACCATATCGGTGGTATTATTTTTTCTAAAGGTAGTCCGATGCGACAAGCTGATTTGACTAACAAATATCAAAAGTTAAGCAAAACCCCTTTAATGATTGCTATGGATGCCGAATGGGGTTTGGCTATGCGGTTAGATTCTACCTATGCTTTTCCTTGGAATATGACTTTAGGTGCCATAAAAGACACTAACACCGTTAAAGATGTTGCACGCCAAATTGCAAAACACAACAAACGCTTAGGCGTTCACATCAATTTTGCCCCAGTTGTGGATATTAATACAAACCGCAATAACCCGATTATCGGTAATCGATCCTTTGGTGAAAACAAATATAACGTTACCAAAAAAGCAAAACTATTTGTTGAAGCTTTTGATGAAGTTGGTATATTATCCAGTGCAAAACATTTTCCAGGACATGGCGACACCGATAAAGATTCTCATAAAACTTTACCATCAATTCACTTTTCAAAACAACGTTTAGAAAGTGTAGAATTATTTCCTTTCAAACAACTTGTCAACAGTAGTTTGAGTAGTATTATGGTGGCTCATCTAAACGTTCCAGCTTTAGAGCCACAACAAAATTTACCAACTTCGCTTTCCAGAAATGTAGTCACAGGTTTAATCAAAGAAAAACTGGGTTTTGAAGGTTTGATTTTTACCGATGCTTTAAATATGAAAGGTGTTGCCGATTTTGAAGAACCTGGCGAAATTGATTTACAAGCATTTTTGGCAGGCAATGATATTCTTTTAATATCTGAAAATGTGCCTTTGGCTATAAAAAAAATAAAAAAAGCTTATAAAAAAGAATACATAACCGAAGACAGATTAGCCTATTCAGTCAAAAAAATATTATACGCCAAATACAAAGCGGGTTTATCAGAATACAAACCTATTGATACTCAAAATTTAGTCGAGAATTTGAATACTCAAAAAAACGACGCCATTTATATGAAAGCGATTGCTGATGCTATTACTGTTGTAAAAAATAATGCTAATGTTTTGCCTTTTAAACACTTAGACACAGAACAGATAGCTTATCTCAAAATGGGAAAAGCCAGCAATCAACATTTTATAGAGGTTCTAAACCTATACGACCAAGTTGATACCATAGATTCAAGTTTACTTTTAAGTGATAAAATTGAACAATTAAAAGCTTATGATAAGCTGATTATCGGGCATCATTCTTCTAATGAAACGCCATGGAAATCTTATAAGTTTACAGAAAAAGAACTGGTGGCTATACATGAAATCAGTTTGCAAATTCCAGTCATATTGGTCAATTTTGCAAGTCCGTATGCTATAAGCGATATCAAAAGCACGGTGAACATAAAAGGTATTGTGCAAGCTTATCAAAATTCTGATTTGGCACAATCGGCGGCGGCTCAAATTTTGTATGGAGCAAGACCAGCTCGAGGTAAATTACCTGTAAGTATCAATAAAATATATCCTGAAGGTTCGGGTTATCGCTATAGTTCTATACACAGATTAGCCTATGGTTTTGCACAAAATCAAGGGATGAATCCCAACTATGAAGCCAAGATAGATTCAATAGTCAGATATGCCATCGCACAAAAAATGACGCCAGGTGCTCAAATATTAATTGCTAAAAATGGCGTGAGTATTTATCAAAAAAACTTTGGCTATCACACCTATCAAAACAAAGTTAAAGTCAAAGATAATGATGTTTACGATTTAGCATCATTGACCAAAATATTGTCAACTTTGCCTTTGTTTATGCGTTTAGAAGAAGAAGGAAAAGTAGATATAAATGACAGTTTATATCAACATATTCCCGAACTTTTAAATACCGATAAAGCATTTATCGATTTCAAACATATGCTTTCTCACTATGCTAGATTTCAATCTTGGATACCGTTTTATTTAGAAACCATAGAACACCCAGAAATTTATTATAAAAACAAATTAGATTTAGAATTTTCAACTCAAGTGGCTGAGAATTTTTATGTAAGAAATGATTACCGCGATAGCATTTATACAAAAATTTTTGAAAGTGAATTACGCCCAAAATTAGAATACAAATACAGCGATTTACCATTTTATTTATTACAAAAAATAATAGAAAACTACAACAAGGAAAGTCTAAAACGATCAATAGAAGACAAGTTTTATAGTAAAATGGGCATAAATAAAATGCGGTATTTACCATTAAAACATTTCAATAAAGATCAAATTATACCAACAGAAAACGACACCGTGTGGCGAAAACAACTCCTTAAAGGTTATGTTCACGATCAAGGAGCAGCCCTTTTGGGTGGCATTGGTGGTCACGCAGGATTGTTTGCCAATGCCAATGCCGTAGCCAAATTTATGCAGATGTATATTAATGGAGGAACTTATGGCGATGCTCAACTGTTAAAACCTTCTACCATAGACAGGTTCAATACTTGTTATTTTTGTGAAGATGATGTGAGAAGAGGTGTAGGTTTTGACAAGCCCCAATTGGATGAAATTGGACCAACATGTGGCTGTTTGTCAATGACAAGTTTTGGTCATAGTGGTTTTACAGGAACCTATGCTTGGGCAGATCCCGAAGAAAATATCGTCTATGTTTTTCTATCCAATCGCGTTCATCCTGATATGACTAATAGAAAATTAATTTCAGAAAATATCAGAACTGAAATTCAAAAAATTATCTATGAAAATATAAATAAACCATAA
- a CDS encoding 2-hydroxyacid dehydrogenase produces the protein MKNILVTYKTNENEKEFYRNFFKDHAISFLDDTETDKKEKILLKSEIIIAWNPTRELEKFDKNLFRNFRFIQLLSAGYDHLEFDMFPTTCLIARNQGAYAPAMAEHTVAMILALSKKLRLYHNRMAEGKFEQLKSITRQIKGATLGIIGFGSIGKEVTKLMRGFDVKVMALNTSGKTTEDVDFIGTLNDLDNLLIHSDFVVISIPLSDETEGLIGKKELELMKNDAILINVARGPIVKEKDLYEHLKNHPDFSAGIDAWWIEPFKFGHFKINYPFFELPNLLGSPHNSAIVENILIEGARKATENAKKFLNNKEIKGVVERT, from the coding sequence ATGAAAAATATTTTAGTAACATATAAAACCAACGAAAACGAAAAAGAATTTTATAGAAATTTTTTTAAGGATCATGCAATTTCTTTTTTAGATGATACAGAAACAGATAAAAAAGAAAAGATATTATTGAAAAGTGAAATAATAATCGCGTGGAATCCGACAAGAGAATTAGAAAAATTTGATAAAAACCTGTTCCGTAATTTTCGTTTTATTCAACTATTGTCTGCCGGCTATGATCATTTAGAATTCGATATGTTTCCCACCACATGTTTAATTGCAAGAAACCAAGGTGCTTATGCACCAGCGATGGCAGAACATACGGTCGCAATGATTCTTGCACTGTCAAAAAAATTGCGCTTGTATCACAACCGCATGGCAGAAGGAAAATTTGAACAACTGAAAAGCATTACGAGGCAGATTAAAGGAGCCACGCTCGGAATTATCGGCTTCGGTTCAATTGGTAAAGAAGTTACCAAGTTGATGCGTGGTTTTGATGTGAAAGTAATGGCATTAAACACAAGCGGAAAAACAACTGAAGATGTTGATTTTATAGGGACATTAAACGATTTGGATAACCTGTTGATTCACTCTGATTTTGTGGTTATTTCCATTCCCCTGTCAGACGAAACAGAAGGATTAATCGGAAAAAAAGAATTAGAGCTAATGAAAAATGACGCCATATTGATTAATGTAGCGAGAGGACCAATTGTTAAAGAAAAAGATTTATATGAACATCTAAAAAACCATCCCGATTTTTCAGCTGGAATTGATGCGTGGTGGATCGAGCCGTTTAAGTTTGGACATTTTAAAATCAATTATCCTTTTTTTGAATTGCCCAATCTCTTAGGATCGCCACACAATTCAGCTATTGTCGAAAACATTTTGATTGAAGGAGCAAGAAAAGCGACAGAAAATGCTAAGAAATTCCTGAATAATAAAGAAATAAAAGGTGTCGTTGAAAGAACATAA
- a CDS encoding ABC transporter ATPase, which produces MIVDFNELSDASRVWIYQCNRSFTDEEIQQISKDIETFLQSWVAHGQELKTSYLIKYKRFIVISVDESQSSASGCSIDNLVRFVQGLEQEYNVDLLDKMNVSYKHGKHIAFKPLLDFKKMVKQRAVNANTIVFNNLVATKQEFEDYWEVPLKDSWHARFL; this is translated from the coding sequence ATGATAGTAGATTTTAATGAACTTTCAGATGCCTCTCGGGTATGGATTTATCAATGCAATAGAAGTTTTACCGATGAAGAAATCCAACAAATTTCAAAAGATATAGAAACATTTTTACAATCTTGGGTAGCTCACGGTCAAGAACTAAAAACATCTTATCTTATCAAATACAAGCGTTTTATCGTCATTAGTGTTGATGAAAGTCAGTCTTCAGCTTCGGGTTGTTCTATAGATAATTTAGTGAGATTTGTGCAAGGATTAGAACAAGAATATAATGTAGATTTGTTAGATAAAATGAATGTTTCTTACAAACATGGCAAGCATATTGCATTCAAACCACTTTTGGATTTCAAAAAAATGGTCAAACAACGTGCAGTAAATGCTAATACCATTGTTTTTAATAATTTAGTTGCCACTAAACAAGAATTTGAAGATTATTGGGAAGTTCCATTAAAAGATAGTTGGCACGCTAGATTTCTCTAA
- the hutH gene encoding histidine ammonia-lyase, which yields MSNTHYIDSKTLTINKVEQIIKKDVQLKLSDKARQNIIKCRAYLDKKQDQSTYPMYGINTGFGSLCNVKIPKDQLAQLQENLVLSHACGTGKRVSKKIVRLMLFLKIQSLSYGYSGVSIELVETLIDLYNHKVCPLVFEQGSLGASGDLAPLAHLSLVLLGQGKVEYKGKVEDSAKVLKQINLKPLKLKSKEGLALLNGTQFMSAHGLWALIQSRYILGFADLIGAMSTDAFNCNLSPFDDLVHQVRPHEGQRQTAKQILKYLSDSQIAHTKKDNVQDPYSFRCIPQVHGATKDALKYVSQTFTTELNGVTDNPNIFVEADQVISGGNFHGQPLAIALDVMAISLAEIGNISERRIYQLVSGSRGLPNFLIDNSGLNSGFMIPQYTAASIVSQNKQLCTPASVDSIVSSNGQEDHVSMGANAATKLVSIVKNIQTILAIELLNASQALYFRQPLKSSKTIEAFLKLYREEVPIIKNDKLMSDEIEKTRQFLSTKQARAFLDF from the coding sequence ATGTCAAATACTCATTATATTGATTCTAAAACACTTACTATAAATAAAGTAGAACAAATTATAAAAAAAGATGTTCAACTTAAATTAAGTGATAAAGCAAGACAAAATATCATAAAGTGTAGAGCGTATCTCGATAAAAAACAAGATCAATCCACATATCCAATGTACGGTATCAATACGGGTTTTGGATCATTATGTAATGTAAAAATACCAAAGGATCAACTAGCTCAGCTTCAAGAAAATTTAGTGCTGTCTCACGCTTGTGGTACTGGCAAAAGAGTATCAAAAAAGATTGTGCGTTTGATGTTGTTTTTAAAAATTCAATCTTTAAGTTATGGTTATTCTGGTGTAAGTATAGAATTAGTTGAAACCCTTATAGACCTATATAACCATAAGGTTTGCCCGTTGGTATTTGAGCAAGGTTCGTTAGGAGCTTCAGGAGATTTGGCTCCTTTAGCCCATCTGTCTTTGGTTTTGTTGGGTCAAGGCAAAGTAGAATACAAAGGCAAAGTTGAAGATAGTGCAAAAGTTTTAAAGCAAATCAACCTTAAACCGCTCAAACTAAAATCAAAAGAAGGATTGGCTTTACTCAACGGTACACAATTTATGAGTGCACATGGATTATGGGCTTTAATTCAAAGTCGCTATATTTTAGGTTTTGCCGATTTGATTGGGGCTATGTCCACAGATGCTTTTAATTGCAATTTGTCTCCATTTGACGATTTGGTACATCAAGTCAGACCACATGAAGGACAACGTCAAACTGCAAAACAAATTTTAAAGTATTTAAGCGATAGCCAAATTGCCCATACCAAAAAAGATAATGTTCAAGACCCATATTCTTTTCGCTGTATTCCACAAGTTCATGGTGCTACAAAAGATGCATTAAAATATGTTTCTCAAACTTTCACAACCGAACTTAACGGAGTAACAGACAATCCCAATATTTTTGTAGAAGCAGACCAAGTGATTTCAGGTGGCAATTTTCACGGTCAACCGCTTGCTATTGCTTTAGATGTCATGGCTATTTCACTTGCAGAAATTGGCAACATATCAGAAAGGCGTATATATCAATTGGTTTCTGGCTCTCGAGGTTTGCCAAATTTTCTAATAGATAATTCTGGACTCAACAGTGGATTTATGATTCCTCAATACACAGCTGCCAGTATTGTGAGCCAAAATAAACAACTCTGTACACCAGCTTCGGTTGACTCTATTGTATCTTCAAATGGTCAAGAAGATCATGTGAGTATGGGTGCTAACGCGGCAACAAAACTTGTGAGCATTGTCAAAAACATACAAACAATTTTAGCTATTGAATTGTTAAATGCAAGTCAAGCCTTATATTTTAGACAACCTTTAAAAAGCTCTAAGACCATTGAAGCCTTTTTAAAGTTGTATAGAGAGGAAGTTCCAATAATTAAAAACGATAAACTGATGTCTGATGAAATTGAGAAAACACGCCAATTTTTATCCACAAAACAAGCCCGAGCGTTTTTAGATTTTTAA
- a CDS encoding class I SAM-dependent methyltransferase — protein sequence MSIDRNLLKPEIIDFVKQHENHNIPELILKGSPFKSVSIQQIAQQIKGRQVAKAKFPKFYDCETIIYPPKLNLEQSSSEIAANYKAQFINTNDKVIDITGGMGIDTLAFAQKTKQISYCEMQSKTFDYANHNLEILNSNIELHQTDGIEFLKKNKTKYDLIYIDPSRRNKHQKKVFKLEDSTPNVLEYLGLFQSKSNRVLIKTSPLLDLKYCLSKINLITEIHIVAITNEVKEILLLIDFNPDKSSPVLKAVNLETEQINFQSPLSLSDCLPKISEPKTYLYEPNATIMKSGLFGELSTQFKLSALAKNTHLLTSDKLVDFPGRRFMIKSMISPKQKDLKKHIPNLKANVSSRNYPLKPEQIKAKYKIKDGGDCYVFFTSDFNNQKIVLICDKIQN from the coding sequence ATGAGTATCGACCGAAATCTTTTAAAACCTGAAATTATTGATTTTGTAAAACAACACGAAAATCATAATATTCCAGAATTAATTTTAAAAGGAAGTCCTTTTAAGTCTGTTAGCATTCAGCAGATTGCACAGCAAATTAAAGGTCGGCAAGTTGCTAAAGCTAAATTTCCTAAATTTTATGATTGCGAAACAATTATTTATCCACCAAAGTTAAATTTAGAACAATCTTCTTCTGAAATCGCCGCAAACTATAAAGCTCAATTTATCAATACTAATGATAAAGTTATTGATATTACTGGCGGAATGGGAATTGACACCTTGGCTTTTGCACAAAAAACAAAACAGATTTCTTATTGTGAAATGCAATCCAAAACTTTTGATTATGCCAACCATAATCTTGAAATCCTAAATTCAAATATTGAATTACACCAAACCGATGGCATAGAATTTCTCAAAAAAAATAAAACTAAATATGATTTGATTTATATCGATCCTTCAAGACGAAATAAACATCAAAAAAAAGTATTTAAACTTGAAGATTCCACGCCTAATGTTTTAGAATATTTAGGTTTATTTCAGTCAAAATCTAATCGTGTTTTAATAAAAACCTCACCTCTACTCGACTTGAAGTATTGCTTAAGTAAAATAAATTTAATAACTGAAATACATATTGTTGCAATAACAAATGAAGTTAAAGAAATTTTGCTTTTAATAGATTTTAACCCTGATAAAAGTTCACCTGTTTTAAAAGCTGTAAATCTTGAAACCGAGCAAATCAATTTTCAAAGTCCATTGAGTTTATCAGATTGTTTGCCAAAAATATCTGAGCCAAAAACTTATTTATACGAACCTAATGCGACCATTATGAAATCTGGTTTATTTGGCGAATTATCAACACAATTCAAGCTTTCGGCTTTAGCTAAAAACACGCATTTACTCACAAGTGATAAATTAGTTGATTTTCCAGGACGACGATTTATGATTAAATCCATGATATCGCCAAAACAGAAAGATTTAAAAAAGCATATTCCCAATCTAAAAGCTAATGTTAGTAGCAGAAACTATCCACTAAAACCCGAACAGATTAAAGCAAAATACAAAATAAAAGACGGTGGAGATTGTTATGTTTTTTTTACTTCAGATTTTAATAATCAAAAAATAGTATTAATTTGTGATAAAATTCAGAACTGA